The following are encoded in a window of Candidatus Margulisiibacteriota bacterium genomic DNA:
- the bioD gene encoding dethiobiotin synthase gives MPGLFITGTDTGVGKTYVTALLAKHFLAEGINVGVMKPIACGPRAENDARRLKKELKLADPIELINPIELKRPLAPYPSAKLAKKKIDLNKVLAAYKELSLRHDLLLVEGVGGVLVPLTRNLTVADLIKIMGLPAIIVARAGLGTINHTLLTVEALRQRKVPIMGIVINGFRRKELSEKSNAEMIEELSGLPVIAQIPWN, from the coding sequence ATGCCTGGCCTCTTCATTACGGGAACTGATACCGGCGTCGGCAAAACGTACGTAACCGCCCTGCTGGCCAAACACTTTCTGGCCGAAGGAATTAACGTTGGGGTGATGAAGCCGATCGCCTGCGGCCCGCGCGCCGAAAATGACGCCCGGCGGTTAAAGAAAGAGTTGAAGCTGGCCGATCCGATCGAATTGATCAACCCGATCGAGTTGAAACGACCACTCGCCCCCTATCCCTCCGCCAAACTGGCCAAGAAGAAGATCGACCTGAACAAGGTCCTGGCCGCCTATAAAGAATTAAGCCTCCGCCATGACCTGCTTTTGGTGGAAGGGGTTGGCGGCGTCCTCGTCCCGCTCACCAGAAATTTAACGGTCGCCGACCTGATCAAAATAATGGGTTTGCCGGCGATCATCGTCGCCCGGGCCGGTCTCGGCACGATCAATCACACCTTGCTGACCGTGGAAGCGCTCCGGCAAAGAAAGGTCCCAATCATGGGGATAGTCATCAACGGATTCCGGAGAAAAGAGCTGTCGGAAAAGAGCAACGCGGAGATGATCGAAGAATTATCCGGCTTGCCGGTGATCGCCCAAATACCGTGGAACTGA
- the bioF gene encoding 8-amino-7-oxononanoate synthase has protein sequence MPDFIKKELARLKKDGLYRQLKQIGPATLVFCSNDYLGLSQHPRVKAAAIAAIAKYGFGAGASRLVSGNSPLQEELERKIANFKGRAAAIVFPTGYMANLGAISSLVDENDTVIIDRLDHASIIDACKLTKAKLQVYRHNDPAALEAILKRSAKFKKRLIVTDSVFSMDGDLAPLPEIVALARKYDALTMIDEAHATGTIGQTGRGLEEHFGLKGQVDIVMGTLSKAVGSVGGFVAGSAELINYLRNKARSFIYTTALPPAACATSLEALKIIEQEPELLRNLRMNSRFLREKVAAVFRPPYNGDLKVAATTSGSDEIPIIPIIIGDSTKTMEISRKLLERSIFVSAIRPPTVPQDQSRLRITISAVHKKEDIVCLASSLRELIPASAKRT, from the coding sequence ATGCCCGACTTCATCAAGAAAGAACTTGCTCGGTTGAAAAAAGACGGTCTCTATCGGCAATTAAAACAAATAGGCCCGGCCACGTTAGTCTTCTGCTCTAACGATTATCTGGGACTCTCTCAACATCCCCGGGTTAAAGCGGCCGCCATTGCCGCCATTGCCAAATATGGTTTTGGCGCCGGTGCGTCACGCTTGGTCAGCGGCAACTCGCCGCTTCAGGAGGAGTTGGAAAGAAAGATCGCCAATTTCAAAGGACGCGCGGCCGCGATCGTCTTCCCGACCGGTTATATGGCCAACCTAGGAGCAATTTCTTCTCTGGTTGACGAAAACGACACAGTTATTATCGACCGCCTCGACCACGCCAGCATCATCGATGCCTGCAAGCTGACGAAAGCCAAGCTTCAAGTCTATCGGCACAACGACCCGGCGGCGCTGGAAGCCATTTTAAAACGTTCCGCCAAATTCAAAAAGAGGCTGATCGTCACCGATTCTGTTTTCAGCATGGATGGCGATCTCGCTCCTCTGCCGGAGATCGTCGCCCTAGCCAGGAAGTATGACGCCTTAACGATGATCGATGAAGCTCACGCCACCGGGACGATCGGCCAGACCGGACGAGGTCTGGAAGAACATTTTGGGCTCAAGGGCCAAGTCGATATCGTTATGGGAACGCTCTCCAAGGCGGTCGGCAGCGTTGGCGGTTTTGTCGCCGGCAGTGCCGAACTGATCAACTACCTGCGCAACAAAGCACGCAGTTTTATTTACACGACCGCCCTCCCCCCCGCCGCCTGCGCCACCTCGCTCGAAGCCTTGAAGATCATTGAGCAAGAGCCGGAGTTGCTCAGGAACCTGCGAATGAATTCGCGGTTCCTAAGAGAAAAAGTAGCGGCGGTCTTTAGACCGCCATATAATGGCGACCTGAAGGTCGCCGCTACAACCTCAGGTTCCGATGAGATCCCAATCATCCCCATAATCATCGGCGACTCGACCAAAACCATGGAAATATCTCGGAAGTTGTTAGAGAGAAGTATTTTTGTTTCCGCCATCCGGCCCCCGACCGTCCCCCAGGACCAAAGTCGTTTAAGGATAACCATCTCCGCAGTCCACAAAAAGGAGGATATCGTATGCCTGGCCTCTTCATTACGGGAACTGATACCGGCGTCGGCAAAACGTACGTAA
- a CDS encoding alpha/beta fold hydrolase — protein sequence MDLVFLHGFATTPEIWPGGGPHLHFDDFEREAERVGKGLGKRTNLVGWSMGGMVALLVAARYPEKIGKLVLVSTTPKFIADGAFPAGLPLALLRRLEKRIKAEGIRAFHSLVFPDGHSTGLADLTVEQALQELAALEKVDLRGLLPSVKAPTLIIHGAKDEICLPGAAQYMNEQIAGSELVLMAEVGHAPLIEVPERFNELLCWLND from the coding sequence ATGGACCTCGTTTTTTTGCACGGCTTTGCGACAACCCCCGAGATCTGGCCCGGCGGCGGCCCTCATTTACACTTTGACGACTTCGAGCGGGAAGCGGAGCGGGTAGGCAAAGGGCTAGGAAAAAGAACGAATCTGGTGGGCTGGTCGATGGGCGGGATGGTTGCGCTGCTCGTCGCGGCCAGGTATCCCGAAAAGATTGGAAAACTTGTCCTCGTTTCGACGACGCCGAAATTCATCGCGGACGGCGCTTTCCCTGCCGGCCTGCCGCTGGCGCTGCTGCGGCGGCTGGAAAAGCGGATTAAGGCCGAAGGGATCAGGGCGTTCCATTCACTGGTCTTCCCGGACGGACACAGTACCGGTTTGGCTGATCTGACGGTCGAGCAGGCGTTGCAGGAACTGGCGGCGCTTGAAAAAGTCGATCTGCGCGGTCTTCTCCCTTCAGTCAAAGCGCCGACCTTGATAATCCACGGCGCCAAAGATGAAATTTGCCTGCCCGGCGCCGCTCAATATATGAACGAACAGATCGCCGGCAGTGAACTGGTGCTGATGGCGGAGGTGGGGCATGCGCCGTTGATCGAAGTGCCCGAAAGGTTCAATGAACTATTATGCTGGCTAAACGACTGA
- a CDS encoding putative DNA modification/repair radical SAM protein: protein MDTEQKLEVLGAAAKYDICASTSIKSSRPTGRDTIGSHAPAGICHSYTPDGRCVSLLKVLMTNSCRNDCQYCVNRVSNDFERSSFEPEELAKLFIELYRRNYLEGIFLSSGVQKSSNYTMERMIRVAEILRYNYKYRGYIHLKALPHSSPDLIERGAQLADRMSVNLESPNPDRLKLIAAEKNFMLDLIAPIDAIQKQIQKGLLKAGQTTQFVVGAAGETDLELLKTTNWLYKKKGLKRAYFSAFVPPDEQRTTIHEPRVPLLREHRLYQADWLMRFYEFKLEDLVLQQDANLSLDLDPKMVAALKHRERFPLEINTAGFKQLLTIPGVGPTAAKRIWRVRQEHRFTDLNELRNVGVVVKRAKPFILINGKKQGSFSSIMPVKQLELFT, encoded by the coding sequence GTGGACACTGAACAGAAACTAGAAGTTCTGGGCGCGGCTGCAAAATACGACATTTGCGCTTCGACCTCGATCAAGTCGTCCCGCCCGACCGGGCGCGACACCATCGGCTCGCATGCCCCGGCCGGCATCTGCCACAGCTATACCCCCGACGGCCGCTGCGTTTCGCTGTTAAAAGTCCTGATGACCAACTCGTGCCGGAACGACTGCCAGTATTGCGTCAACCGGGTCAGCAACGATTTTGAGCGTTCCAGCTTTGAGCCGGAAGAGCTGGCCAAGCTCTTCATCGAACTTTACCGCCGGAATTATCTCGAAGGGATATTCTTAAGCTCCGGGGTCCAAAAGAGTTCTAATTACACTATGGAGCGGATGATCCGGGTCGCCGAGATCCTCCGCTATAACTATAAGTATCGTGGTTATATCCATCTCAAAGCCCTACCCCACTCCTCACCCGACCTGATCGAACGGGGAGCCCAGCTGGCCGACCGGATGTCGGTCAATCTGGAAAGCCCGAATCCGGACCGCCTGAAATTGATCGCCGCGGAAAAGAATTTCATGCTCGATCTGATCGCCCCGATCGATGCCATCCAGAAACAGATCCAGAAGGGCTTATTAAAAGCCGGACAAACGACCCAGTTCGTCGTCGGCGCAGCGGGGGAGACCGACCTGGAACTCCTGAAAACTACGAATTGGCTTTACAAAAAGAAGGGGCTTAAACGCGCCTACTTCAGCGCCTTCGTCCCTCCCGACGAACAACGAACCACGATCCACGAACCACGAGTCCCCCTGCTTCGCGAACACCGCCTCTACCAAGCCGATTGGCTAATGCGTTTCTACGAGTTTAAACTGGAAGATCTCGTGCTGCAGCAGGATGCGAACCTAAGCCTCGACCTCGACCCCAAAATGGTCGCCGCGCTCAAGCACCGGGAACGGTTCCCGCTGGAGATCAATACCGCTGGCTTCAAACAATTGTTGACGATACCCGGGGTCGGCCCGACGGCAGCCAAACGGATCTGGCGGGTCCGGCAGGAACACCGTTTCACCGACCTGAATGAGCTGAGAAACGTCGGCGTGGTCGTCAAGCGGGCCAAGCCGTTCATCCTGATCAACGGCAAAAAACAAGGGAGCTTTAGCAGCATTATGCCAGTCAAGCAATTGGAGCTTTTTACGTGA
- the bioB gene encoding biotin synthase BioB: protein MIYQGLAAKAIAETGVNQAEALVLINAPDSELFPLLSAAERIRRHFHGNKVKLCGIVNAKSGRCSENCSFCAQSAHHQTACSVYPLMSEKELVTAGKNAERGQSATCFSFVTSGKTIHTDEELSMIGSALTTLAKETKLNRCVSLGTLDLEQIIKLKEAGLKRLHHNLETAESYFPKMCTTHSYGDRVKTIKFAQEAGLEVCSGGIFGLSETLEQRVELAFALKALGVQSVPINILNPVEGTPAAKNYQPLTPFEVLKLIATYRFILPTQDIGVFGGREKALGELQPLMFIAGANVTLIGDYLTTKGQAPDRDLKMIADLGLEIERN from the coding sequence ATGATTTATCAAGGATTAGCGGCCAAAGCCATCGCCGAAACCGGTGTCAATCAAGCGGAAGCGCTGGTACTGATCAATGCTCCCGACTCCGAACTTTTCCCCCTCCTCTCGGCGGCAGAAAGGATCAGGCGGCACTTTCATGGCAACAAGGTCAAGCTTTGCGGGATCGTTAACGCCAAGTCCGGCCGCTGTTCGGAAAACTGCAGCTTCTGCGCCCAGTCCGCCCATCATCAGACCGCTTGTTCAGTTTATCCATTAATGAGCGAAAAAGAATTGGTGACAGCGGGAAAAAACGCTGAAAGGGGCCAGTCGGCCACCTGTTTTTCTTTCGTCACCTCCGGCAAGACGATCCACACGGACGAGGAATTATCAATGATCGGCTCCGCCCTGACCACCCTGGCCAAAGAAACAAAACTTAACCGCTGCGTTTCGCTGGGAACTCTGGACCTCGAACAGATCATTAAGCTAAAAGAAGCCGGGCTTAAACGCCTGCATCACAATCTAGAGACCGCGGAAAGTTATTTTCCCAAGATGTGCACGACCCATTCCTATGGGGATCGGGTTAAAACAATTAAGTTTGCCCAGGAAGCCGGCCTGGAAGTTTGCTCCGGAGGGATATTTGGCCTTAGCGAAACACTAGAACAAAGGGTCGAGCTTGCTTTCGCCCTCAAAGCGCTTGGGGTCCAATCGGTACCGATCAACATTTTAAACCCGGTTGAAGGGACCCCGGCCGCCAAGAATTATCAGCCGCTGACCCCGTTTGAAGTCTTGAAGCTAATCGCAACCTATCGATTTATTTTACCAACCCAGGACATTGGTGTTTTTGGCGGGCGGGAAAAAGCCCTCGGCGAACTGCAGCCGCTGATGTTTATCGCCGGAGCGAACGTGACCCTGATCGGCGATTACCTGACGACCAAGGGACAAGCCCCGGATAGAGATTTGAAAATGATCGCCGACCTCGGCCTGGAGATCGAGCGGAACTGA
- a CDS encoding DUF4130 domain-containing protein, with protein MDLALTGEGWKNLKGDPAAAEIFRREVSLALLHRDPAKYAVIDRAIEQAKEKGISYVLCKVSTEARKFMKLARAVGAEKYRATAFIRLQPIDQHRVLYGEFQIEHQTAELIMLHFMKRFPKFNVMIVFNSEVFIGRNKEIFRQALGDRKIDLPKAPDEFERYWLAFYRSQYIPERRNIKYLKRMIPKKYWKWVTELKEFGL; from the coding sequence GTGGATTTAGCGCTGACGGGTGAGGGCTGGAAAAACCTCAAAGGTGATCCGGCAGCAGCGGAGATATTCCGGCGAGAGGTTTCTTTGGCCCTCCTCCACCGCGATCCGGCCAAATACGCAGTCATCGACCGGGCGATCGAACAAGCCAAGGAAAAAGGGATCAGCTATGTCCTTTGCAAAGTCTCGACGGAAGCTAGGAAGTTCATGAAGCTGGCCCGGGCGGTCGGAGCGGAAAAGTACCGGGCGACCGCTTTTATCCGCCTCCAACCAATTGACCAGCATCGCGTCCTCTACGGTGAATTCCAGATCGAACACCAGACCGCCGAACTGATCATGCTCCACTTCATGAAACGGTTCCCTAAGTTCAACGTCATGATCGTCTTTAATAGCGAGGTATTCATTGGGAGAAATAAAGAAATATTCCGGCAGGCTCTGGGCGACAGAAAGATAGATCTGCCAAAGGCCCCGGACGAGTTCGAGCGCTACTGGCTCGCTTTTTACCGCTCGCAATATATTCCGGAACGGAGAAATATCAAGTATTTAAAACGGATGATACCCAAGAAGTACTGGAAATGGGTTACGGAGCTGAAGGAATTTGGTTTGTAG
- the greA gene encoding transcription elongation factor GreA, producing the protein MAENYLSPEAFEELTAKLAILKGVKRKELAKTVGEAREGGDLKENSGYHEAKKEQGLNEAKIRDLEEKLSSATVFDNKNQPKDRVGMGSKVKIRDLETGKEVEYKIVSEMEADIFEDKISNESPLGSALAGSKVGEVVAVEAPRGMVKYKILKIS; encoded by the coding sequence ATGGCAGAGAATTATTTGAGCCCCGAAGCGTTTGAGGAATTAACAGCTAAACTTGCCATCCTGAAAGGGGTCAAGCGGAAAGAGCTGGCCAAGACCGTTGGTGAGGCGCGGGAGGGTGGCGACCTTAAGGAAAATTCAGGGTACCACGAAGCCAAGAAGGAGCAAGGGCTGAACGAGGCTAAGATCCGCGACCTGGAAGAGAAACTAAGCAGCGCGACCGTATTTGACAACAAGAACCAGCCGAAAGACCGGGTCGGCATGGGCTCGAAGGTCAAGATCCGCGACCTCGAGACCGGCAAGGAAGTTGAGTACAAGATTGTCTCGGAAATGGAAGCGGATATTTTTGAGGACAAGATCTCCAACGAATCGCCGCTGGGGAGCGCTCTGGCCGGCAGTAAAGTTGGCGAAGTGGTAGCGGTTGAAGCGCCCCGGGGAATGGTCAAGTACAAGATCCTTAAGATATCTTAA
- the typA gene encoding translational GTPase TypA translates to MRKIINIAIIAHVDHGKTTLTDHLLRQGGAFGEREEVGELVMDSNELEKERGITIFSKNCSIQYRDYKINIVDTPGHADFGSEVERVLKMVDSVLLLVDAREGPMPQTKFVLAKSLKLGLRPIVVINKIDKKGHRALKVVDEIFDLFVKLDASDEQLDFPIVYAISREGIAKYNLEDEGKDLTPLFETILRHVKPFPDNSVGPLQLLVTNLNYDDYIGRIAIGRVTSGRLNKAGNIAVCKRDGSVVPGKITKLNTFVGLKQEEVTEAECGDIVAVAGMPDITIGETITNADNPHPLPLLTIDEPTLTMEFLVNDSPFAGREGKFVTNRHLRERLDRELQTNVGLRIESLGGTEGFKVSGRGELHLSILLERMRREGYEIQVSQPKVIMKTINHEQMEPIEQAIILVPDEYAGAVIEKLGKRRGEMLEMQSKNGTATLTYSVPTRGLLGFRAEFIMDTRGEGILNHAFSRYERFKGEISKRQNGVLISTNTGTTTAYALDNLQERAKMFVGPGVKVYEGMVVGENARRMDVPVNPTKEKKLTNMRSAGADIAAKLTPAITLNLEQSLEFIAEDELVEITPTSIRLRKKYLTENDREKNRK, encoded by the coding sequence ATGAGAAAAATAATTAATATAGCTATCATCGCGCACGTCGATCACGGCAAAACGACGCTGACCGACCACTTGCTCCGCCAGGGCGGGGCCTTTGGCGAGCGGGAAGAGGTCGGCGAGCTGGTCATGGATTCCAATGAACTGGAGAAAGAGCGCGGGATCACCATTTTCTCCAAGAACTGCTCGATCCAGTACCGGGATTACAAGATCAATATCGTTGATACCCCCGGCCACGCCGATTTCGGTTCCGAGGTCGAGCGCGTCCTGAAGATGGTCGACAGCGTCCTCCTGCTGGTCGACGCCCGCGAAGGTCCCATGCCCCAGACCAAGTTCGTCTTGGCCAAGTCGCTCAAGCTCGGCTTGCGGCCGATCGTCGTCATCAACAAGATCGACAAGAAAGGGCACCGGGCCCTCAAAGTTGTCGACGAGATATTTGACCTGTTCGTCAAGCTGGACGCCAGCGATGAACAGCTCGATTTCCCGATCGTCTACGCTATCTCGCGCGAGGGGATAGCCAAATACAATCTGGAGGACGAGGGGAAGGATTTGACCCCGCTTTTTGAGACTATTCTCCGGCACGTCAAGCCTTTTCCTGACAATAGCGTCGGCCCGCTCCAGCTCCTGGTGACGAACCTTAATTATGACGATTATATCGGCCGCATTGCGATTGGCCGGGTAACCTCCGGCCGCTTGAATAAAGCGGGGAATATTGCCGTCTGCAAACGCGACGGGAGCGTCGTCCCCGGCAAGATCACCAAGCTCAATACCTTTGTTGGCCTGAAGCAGGAAGAGGTTACCGAGGCCGAATGCGGCGATATTGTGGCCGTAGCCGGCATGCCTGACATCACCATTGGCGAAACGATCACCAATGCCGATAATCCGCACCCTTTGCCCCTCTTAACGATCGACGAGCCGACTTTAACGATGGAGTTCCTGGTCAACGATTCTCCTTTTGCCGGCCGGGAAGGTAAATTCGTCACCAACCGGCATCTCCGGGAACGGCTGGATAGGGAGTTGCAAACAAATGTCGGGTTGCGCATCGAGTCGCTGGGCGGAACAGAAGGTTTTAAGGTCTCTGGGCGGGGCGAGCTCCATCTGTCGATCCTCCTGGAGCGGATGCGTCGGGAAGGTTACGAGATCCAGGTCTCCCAACCCAAGGTCATCATGAAAACGATCAACCATGAGCAGATGGAACCGATCGAGCAGGCGATCATCCTGGTGCCGGACGAATATGCCGGCGCGGTCATTGAAAAACTGGGCAAGCGGCGCGGCGAGATGCTGGAGATGCAGAGCAAGAACGGGACGGCGACCCTGACCTATTCCGTGCCGACTCGCGGTTTACTTGGCTTCAGGGCTGAATTTATAATGGACACCAGGGGCGAGGGGATATTGAACCACGCTTTTTCGCGCTACGAGCGCTTCAAGGGAGAGATCAGCAAGCGGCAGAACGGCGTCCTGATCTCGACCAATACCGGGACGACTACCGCCTATGCCCTCGACAATTTGCAGGAGCGGGCCAAGATGTTCGTCGGGCCGGGAGTCAAGGTTTATGAGGGGATGGTCGTCGGCGAGAACGCCCGGCGGATGGACGTGCCAGTCAACCCGACTAAGGAAAAGAAATTGACCAATATGCGCTCGGCCGGGGCCGATATAGCGGCGAAACTGACTCCGGCGATCACCCTTAATTTAGAACAATCGCTGGAATTCATTGCTGAAGACGAGCTGGTCGAGATCACCCCGACGAGCATCCGCCTGCGCAAGAAGTACCTGACCGAGAACGACCGCGAAAAGAACCGCAAGTAA
- the bioC gene encoding malonyl-ACP O-methyltransferase BioC, giving the protein MLAKRLISANFSRSARDYDEHAVLQKEMADRLFSLLPETEPERILDIGCGTGYLAARLAHDFPQATVLGLDLAPGMIEVARQKHRFDNLSFIVGDGESLTLPGRSFDLVVSNASLQWMAPEKVFGEVSKVLAPGGSFLFSTFGPQTLSELKAIGLRVNAFLSLDELRALAGQYFNQIKFEAEMHKLSFAGPRELHAYLKGLGAQSTGQAGGEASVFRSLRNKRELQATFEALFAFCRDLTYYYPSCR; this is encoded by the coding sequence ATGCTGGCTAAACGACTGATCAGCGCCAATTTCTCCCGCAGCGCGCGGGATTATGACGAACACGCCGTGCTGCAAAAAGAGATGGCTGACCGCTTGTTCTCTCTACTGCCCGAGACGGAACCGGAGAGGATCCTCGACATCGGCTGCGGTACCGGCTATTTGGCGGCGCGCTTAGCGCATGATTTTCCGCAAGCGACGGTGCTGGGGCTCGACCTGGCCCCGGGGATGATCGAGGTCGCGCGACAGAAACATCGTTTTGATAATTTATCTTTTATTGTTGGCGACGGCGAGTCGTTAACCTTGCCCGGACGCTCTTTTGACCTGGTCGTCTCCAACGCCTCACTGCAGTGGATGGCGCCGGAGAAAGTCTTTGGGGAGGTTAGCAAGGTTTTAGCGCCGGGCGGGTCGTTCCTCTTTTCAACCTTTGGACCGCAAACCTTGAGCGAGCTGAAAGCGATCGGTCTGCGGGTCAATGCTTTCCTCTCGCTTGATGAACTGCGCGCCCTGGCCGGCCAATATTTTAACCAGATCAAGTTTGAGGCGGAGATGCATAAGCTTTCTTTCGCGGGGCCGCGGGAATTGCACGCCTATTTGAAAGGTTTGGGGGCGCAGAGTACGGGGCAGGCGGGGGGAGAGGCAAGCGTTTTCCGGTCATTGCGGAACAAAAGAGAGCTCCAGGCGACCTTTGAGGCTTTGTTTGCCTTTTGCCGCGATCTGACCTATTATTATCCGTCATGCAGGTGA
- a CDS encoding epoxyqueuosine reductase QueH: MILLNVCCAPCALPLIEAADQPALFFYGPNIYPREEYDKRLKETEKIAQLYQLELLVGAYDHEAWLAYVTGQLPDRPESYPENSARCQACFKFRLAGTALFAKANGFDRFATTLSVSRFKDVSFINRHGAELAAEFGLRYEQLSLNPHAAHRRGMALSREHNIYRQKYCGCEFSLPH, from the coding sequence ATGATTCTATTGAATGTCTGCTGCGCGCCGTGTGCCTTGCCGTTGATCGAGGCGGCTGACCAGCCGGCCCTCTTTTTCTACGGGCCGAACATTTATCCCCGGGAAGAATATGATAAACGCTTAAAAGAGACGGAGAAAATCGCCCAATTGTACCAGCTTGAACTGTTGGTCGGCGCCTATGACCACGAGGCCTGGTTGGCATATGTCACCGGTCAATTGCCGGACCGGCCGGAAAGTTATCCGGAGAATAGCGCGCGCTGCCAAGCCTGTTTCAAATTCCGCCTGGCGGGGACGGCGCTGTTTGCTAAAGCGAACGGATTCGATCGTTTTGCCACGACCTTAAGCGTCAGCCGCTTTAAAGATGTCAGTTTTATCAACCGGCATGGTGCGGAGTTGGCCGCGGAGTTTGGTTTGCGGTATGAGCAATTGTCTCTTAACCCCCACGCGGCCCATCGCCGGGGGATGGCACTGTCCCGGGAACACAATATCTACCGGCAAAAATATTGCGGGTGTGAGTTTAGTTTGCCCCATTAA
- the lexA gene encoding transcriptional repressor LexA → MLNQKQQEIFNYVRQYIDDRGFPPSIREVCKAAGFSSPRAGQKYLEALEQQGYIQRENKPRGIKLLAGATIKGVALPFFGYIAAGAPIEVCEQTEEVEVPATLVGRRPCYVLQVKGNSMIEDHILSGDLIVVERCETADDGDVVVALVNRSAATLKRLYREKDRVRLEPANSSMKPIYVKDVAIQGKVRGLFRKF, encoded by the coding sequence ATGTTAAACCAGAAACAGCAGGAGATCTTCAATTACGTCCGGCAATACATTGACGACCGGGGCTTTCCGCCGTCGATCCGCGAGGTTTGCAAAGCCGCCGGATTTTCTTCCCCCCGCGCCGGGCAAAAATATCTCGAGGCGCTGGAGCAACAGGGTTACATTCAGCGGGAGAACAAACCGCGCGGGATAAAACTCCTGGCCGGGGCCACCATCAAAGGTGTCGCCCTACCCTTCTTTGGATATATCGCCGCAGGGGCGCCGATCGAGGTCTGTGAGCAGACAGAAGAGGTCGAGGTGCCGGCAACGCTGGTCGGTCGGCGTCCCTGTTATGTTCTCCAAGTCAAGGGGAACAGCATGATCGAGGACCATATCTTGAGCGGAGATCTGATCGTGGTCGAGCGCTGCGAGACGGCCGATGACGGCGACGTCGTCGTCGCCCTGGTCAACCGCTCCGCGGCGACGCTGAAACGGTTATACAGGGAAAAGGATCGGGTCCGCCTGGAGCCGGCCAACTCGTCCATGAAGCCTATATATGTAAAGGATGTCGCTATTCAAGGCAAAGTCAGGGGATTATTCCGCAAGTTCTGA